A genomic region of Magnolia sinica isolate HGM2019 chromosome 6, MsV1, whole genome shotgun sequence contains the following coding sequences:
- the LOC131248154 gene encoding protein NRT1/ PTR FAMILY 7.3-like, translating to MSSFEESKREKVIRCGETNGGEMKGGEEEEYTLDGSVDRHGLPAIKGRSGGWHAGFLILVNQGLATLAFFGVGVNLVLFLTRVLQQDNADAANNVSKWTGTVYIFSLVGAFVSDSYWGRYKTCAIFQVIFVLGLVLLSLSSYLFLLKPVGCGDRLSLCGPHSTFEIGVFYLSIYLIALGNGGYQPSIATFGADQFDEEDPTEGLSKVAFFSYFYLALNLGSLFSNTILGYFEDGGRWALGFWVSAGSAFIALVLFLFGTPRYRHFKPVGNPLPRVCQVVIAAAKKWRVEMPPSGTDLYQVDGKECAISGGRRILHTQEFKFLDRAAVMTSEDFGSGDQALCHNPWRLCTITQVEEVKCILRLLPIWLCTILYSVVFTQMASLFVEQGAAMKTTIAGFRIPPASMSSFDILSVAAFILIYRRFLNPLVCRLQKKKNPKGLTELQRMGVGLIIAIMAMISAGIVESYRLKYSKGNCDGCSSPSSLSILWQIPQYALIGASEVFMYVGQLEFFNGQAPDGLKSFGSALCMTSISLGNYVSSLLVTIVMQITTKDDRPGWIPGNLNKGHMDDFYFLLAALTTIDFVVYLVCAKWYRCIKLESKYQDDSCDVSIAKV from the exons ATGTCAAGCTTTGAAGAATCTAAGAGG GAGAAGGTCATCAGATGTGGAGAGACGAATGGTGGAGAAATGAAGGGTGGAGAAGAAGAGGAATATACACTAGATGGTTCTGTGGACAGACATGGGCTGCCTGCAATCAAAGGAAGGAGTGGTGGATGGCATGCTGGATTTCTAATACTTG TGAATCAAGGGCTAGCAACGCTGGCGTTTTTCGGTGTGGGGGTGAATCTGGTGCTATTCCTAACGAGAGTACTGCAACAAGACAACGCAGACGCAGCGAACAACGTTAGCAAATGGACAGGCACTGTCTACATCTTCTCTCTCGTCGGTGCCTTCGTTAGCGATTCTTACTGGGGCCGTTACAAGACATGTGCTATTTTCCAAGTCATCTTTGTactt GGATTGGTGCTACTGTCCTTATCATCCTACCTTTTCCTACTCAAGCCTGTTGGTTGTGGGGACAGGCTAtccctatgtgggccccactccaccTTTGAGATTGGTGTGTTCTATCTGTCCATTTACTTGATCGCCCTAGGCAACGGGGGATACCAGCCGTCCATCGCCACCTTTGGGGCGGACCAGTTCGATGAGGAGGACCCGACAGAGGGACTCTCGAAGGTGGCCTTTTTCAGCTACTTTTACCTGGCTTTGAACCTTGGGTCCCTCTTCTCAAACACCATATTGGGATATTTTGAGGACGGTGGGAGGTGGGCCCTAGGCTTTTGGGTGTCCGCTGGCTCAGCCTTCATAGCTCTAGTCTTGTTTCTCTTTGGGACCCCAAGGTATAGACATTTCAAGCCAGTTGGTAACCCTCTCCCGAGGGTCTGCCAAGTGGTCATCGCTGCCGCGAagaaatggagggttgagatgccGCCAAGTGGCACTGACCTATATCAGGTTGATGGGAAGGAATGTGCCATCAGTGGAGGTAGAAGGATACTTCACACCCAAGAATTCAA GTTCTTAGATCGAGCGGCAGTGATGACATCCGAGGACTTTGGCTCGGGTGACCAAGCTTTATGTCACAACCCATGGCGCCTATGCACCATAACACAAGTAGAAGAAGTGAAATGCATACTCAGACTCCTCCCCATTTGGCTATGCACCATACTCTACTCAGTAGTCTTCACTCAGATGGCGTCCCTCTTCGTCGAGCAAGGGGCAGCAATGAAAACCACCATTGCAGGCTTCCGAATCCCACCTGCAAGCATGTCGTCATTCGACATTCTCAGCGTAGCAGCATTCATTCTCATATACCGCCGCTTTCTCAATCCCCTCGTCTGCCGACTTCAGAAGAAGAAAAACCCGAAAGGGCTAACTGAGCTTCAGAGGATGGGAGTTGGGCTCATCATAGCGATAATGGCGATGATTTCAGCTGGCATCGTGGAGTCCTACCGGCTGAAGTACTCGAAAGGAAATTGCGACGGGTGCAGCAGTCCTAGTTCTTTGAGTATCCTGTGGCAGATACCTCAATATGCATTGATTGGAGCTTCTGAGGTGTTTATGTATGTGGGTCagttggaatttttcaatggacaAGCTCCTGATGGACTGAAGAGCTTTGGTAGTGCCCTTTGCATGACTTCCATTTCATTGGGGAACTATGTGAGTAGCTTGCTTGTGACCATTGTCATGCAAATCACTACAAAGGATGATAGGCCAGGTTGGATTCCTGGTAATCTTAATAAGGGCCATATGGATGATTTCTACTTCCTCTTAGCAGCTCTTACAACCATTGATTTCGTGGTCTACCTTGTGTGTGCTAAGTGGTATAGATGCATCAAGTTAGAAAGCAAGTACCAGGACGACAGCTGCGATGTGTCGATTGCAAAGGTGTAG